The region TTTTGCGGTTCCGCCAACTTTTGGCCCCTTCCCCCCTCGTCCCTACGCCCCTGTGCAGGCTGACTGCCGGCGGCATTGTGACTGGGGTGACTGTTTACTGGACTGTCCGCCACAGTGGCTGACCTGTTGCCTCCGTTACTAATCCAAGGGAAATTGTCCTTTCTGGGAACGGGCCAGGGTTTGAAATCCTGCGTGTATTGCGTAACAGTGGGAAAAGGCACGACGGGTGGATGGTAGTCTTCCCGGGGCTTGTAACCGAGCTCACGGCGACCCCTGAACGACTCCCGACTGGTCCCGATGTCATCGATGAGTGCCAGGGGGGGTCCACCACGGTGGTCCTGGGTGAGGGAGCTGCTGCTCCTGTGGATTCGGTCCGTGGGCACTTGTTTGGTGACGGATCGCACCTCCTGCTCCGCGATGTCGGAATAGTTTTGGATGGTGAGCGGAACCGAGAGATCGGATTTGTCAAACTGGTTCCAGAACCGAGCCAAACAGCAGACTCTACTGATGCACGGCCAAGCCATCACCGGTTGTAGTTTTACTAAAAAACGACAataaatgaagaaaataaaacaaattgaagaaaaaaaaagagtagtACGAAAACCAGAGATCAAACCTTGCGTTGAAATATTCCCCAGACTTTGGCATGCAGGTCCATCCCTGTAGGAGATCGAACAGCGTACTGTTCAGCCCATGTCACAGCACCCAAATGCCAGcaggatgaaaaaaaaaaaaaaaaacaactgagcACATCGCGCACAATCTGTCCGGGACAGTCAATGAACAGACCCCCTCTCGCTGTCTGTGCTGGCGATCCGTCTTATCGGCTGGAACATGTAATAGAGTCTACGCTGTTTTTTTCCCCCGTGCTTGTTGCGTTATTTTTCTCCCTAGAATCAAATTTCATATCAAAATAAATTATCACATGCCAAATGACTAGTGAGCAGCAGTTATGTTAATTATAGTTCCACACCACAGGTGTCAGTTGTCGTTATGGTTGCAATGGGACTGCTGAGCTGGTGGTGGGGTGTATAGAAGGTATGGGTGCCCCCAATAATTTCATACAGCCCAGTGCACTGCATTTCTAAAGCTGATTCAGAAGTGTCAGATGTGTAAAGCTGTAGCTCAAAGAGCTGCCATGAAAATCTGGTCTTTGTTAATATATAGACCTAGACATATTGACAGATAAGAACAAACttgatttttgtttttcacACATTTCTTATTGGCTTATGAATGCATTATGTCCCATAATATGTAATCCACTACATTTTAAACGTTTGTTGTGTACAGCAGTAGACCAACCAATCTTGGATAGTCTTACAATATTAACGTTTTGAAACAGATGGAATGTAACTCAATCTACTTTGGCagaataatattatatttatcttTGTTGGATTATCTAACGTTGAGGTAAAGAGATGACAACTGGCCGTCAGATACTACCATCTGCTGGAGGAACGAAAACATTACATCCATCCATGCAAGGTCCATCGACTTAACTTCAATGTTGGAATGTGACTGGTCAGTGGGCACACATATACCAATACACCTAATGGTCAACTTTCCCGACAGTGCTTCAGCGCATATGTATCCAGTATTCTGGTCAGTAAGGAATGGGACTAGATACAGTTGCTGTAAAATAAGGAGTGGCTACTTTTAAGGAAACTAGGTTTGTGAAGCCGTTGGATATTCTACTGCCTGATGGCTGTATATGTAATTCATCCTTATTGCCTATTCAGAAACATAAAGTCTGAAGCTTTATTCATGTCATGCTGCTAAAAGTCAGACTGAAAAAAATGTAGACGATAATacttttttgttatttctttaattattttgttctcaagttttgtgtgtgagaaacaGCTTTTGCACATCTGTAATTCGAGTCTCAAATATgctttatcaaaaaaaaaaaaaattgtatttgaGAATATATATATGCTGCATAAAATTGTAGTATCATTCAGCCTCCGGTTTGGTGCTCCATTCTCTCTTGCGTAACTCCACTCTTCTAATCTTGCCACTTATGGTCTTTGGCAGCTGCTCCACAAACTCAATCTGGAGACATTGGATTGAAAACAGAGACAACATTCAACTTCAAGATCACCTTGTTTTACTATATTGTTAACGGCATGCATGTCTATAATGCTATCTAAGAGTATGTGTGTATAGTCACAGTCTATACCTTGCGTGGGTACTTGTACGGTGCCGTGACCTGTTTGACATGCGTCTGCAGGTCTGCCACCAGCCGGCTTTTATCGTGAGACTCGTATTCGGCCGTCAAGACGATGAACGCCTTCACCACCTGGGGGAGGAATGTATACATAGCCTCTGGTCGGCCCAGACTCTCAAAGTATTACTCCAGGAGGGGAAACTACATTATTGTGATAACTGCATGGCCGTTGTGCATACCTCTCCTCTGATTGGGTCTGGGCTGCTCACCACCGCCGACTCTGCGACGGCCTCATGTTCAATCAGAGCGTTCTCCACTTCAAACGGACCAATCCGGTACCTGAACCCCCAGAGTGAACTAGTTCATTTATTCTTCCAATATTTTGCATCAACATCGAAAAAGGGGCCACTTTGAACCACGGGAGTCACTCGTACCCAGCCGAAAGGATGACATCGTCGGCGCGTCCCACAAACCACAGGTAGCCGTCCTCGTCCATGTACCCCCTGTCTCCGGTCAGGTAGAAGTCTGCCCGGTAACACTCTGCCGTCTTCTCCGGATCCCCCTGTGGCGGTCAGTGTTGAGAGGTCATACACACAGTTGAACGAACATAGAAAGTTCGCCATTATCAATGCTCAAATCATtttgcgcacacgcacagacacacagacagatacacacacacacacacacttacacagacacccacacagacactggTTAACAGTGCAGGGTGAACTGTTTGTCGGGAGAAGCATAGGAGATATTAAGAGGTGTCTTGCCCAAAGACATCAATACGTAGAGCATCAgaagccggggattgaaccagcaaccgtCCAGATGCAAGACAAATCAAACCATCCTACTCACTGTGTATTCAGTAAAGAGACTAAAGGGCTTGTCTGGTTTGACTCTGATACCAATGTTGCCCTCTGTTCCTTTGGACAGGGGAGTACCTTCGTCATCCACAATCtgacagaagaaaaaaaagcatGGATGTTGGTTTGTGTTTTGATGTGTCTCTAATCTCTGGTTCCTGAGGTCATGCTTGCTGTCTTCAAAGGTGTCGCTGTCCCTTACCTGCACATCATATGCTGGGGATGCCTTTCCTATTGACCCCGGCTTGATGTCCATCCCCTTAAAGGTACCGGCAATCAGGACCTATGAGAGGATTACGTTTGTATCAGGGAAGGCAATTCGGGTTTTTTTTAACATACAAAATAATTTGGTATTTCCTCACCGTTTCCGTCTGTCCATATCCTTCATAGATATGCAGTCCGGTGGCCTCCTTCCACTTCTGCATTACCTCTGGGTTAATGGGTTCcccggcacacacacagtgctgcaACGACCCAAAGCTGtacctgaggagagagagagagaaatccaaAGTTTGTGTTTTAACCGTGGCGGTGACCCAACAACGGCACCTTTGATTTACTCTCACAGTAATTATGTAAATAACAGGAAGGCAACTGAACAGATTCTACCTACTCTGACATATCTTCTTGAATGAGCATGCGGTAGGCCGTCGGAGCAGTGCAGAACGTGGTGATGGGAAACTTGGACAATGTCTAAAGAAAACAGAAAGCAAAGCTGCTTAGCGTTAACTGTTTCCGGCAGGAAACAAACATTTGGTTTAGCGTTGCGGATTGGAGGAGAAATATATGGATTTTAATTGTTTACTTAAAAAAAGACCGGATCACAGATAGAATAATTGAATCCATCTTCAaatccccgccctcctcctgctcccagcTGGGCATCCATCTGACCAGCCGACCAGGGCAGCGGCTGGCTCACCTCGAGCACGGTGGAGGTGTCAAAGCGGGGCATGCGGTGGACGAAGACGCAGGACCCCTGGATCCAGGCGCCGTACACGCTGCTCCAGGCCGTTTTGGCCCACCCTGTGTCGGACGTGTTCCACAGCACGTCCCTGGCCGTCAGGTCAAGCCAGTACCTCCGTTTCAGGAAAGGAGCCGCAGATGGGATGATGACCAGGAGCATTAAAAGAAACAATCACTGACAAATCAGACCTCAGAACGGTAAGTTCATGTTGAAAACAATCCAGTCACTTGGATTGTTAAATTCAGTATGGTAtagtggctagggtgttggaCTCCACAACCAAATGGTACTGTGTTCAATCCCCAAAGAACAGGAATATAAGgcatataataatacaatacaataataagGCATCCTCAAGCCCGATGACTACTCCTCCTTAAAGACCACGTTAAAATTACAAATAGTTACATTTCTAAACACTCTAAATGTCACTCAATATAATTCAATCATGGAGGGATACAGCCTCTACAACTCACTTTCCATTGACAGTCAGGCCGATCCCAAAGCTGCATTGGCTGTGCTGGGTCATTTTAGGAGACCCTGTTGTGCCGCTGGTGAAGAAGATGCTCATGGGGTCATCTCTGGGGGTCTTCACACAGACATGGTCGCTGGACACGTTGCTAAATTAAAGCACAACATATACACAACTAGTGGTAATAACAAAAGCAAGCATTGAATGTAGTTTTTAATAATTAAGGGTAATTTATTCTCTGGACAGTGAAGTGGTTAGCATGTTGCAATCCAAGCGGTAAGTTAGTGGGTCTTATCCCCAGTGGCCACAGCCAACCTGTATGAATCCTCCTGCAAGATACCTCAGCCCCTACCTCTGTGTAATGACATACATCTGAATTCACAAGTTCACAAAGAGGCTCTGGATGTGGGCCACTTTGAACCAAATGAGTAAATAATACCATGTTTGTTTCGCAGCTTACCTCATCAGATCCTGGAGGTTTCTCCAGCCGTCCTGCCTGCTGTTGGAGTGAGACACTATTATTTTACAGTTCAGGGCAGGGCACTGGGGGGCCACCTCGTCCACCAGCGGGGCCAGGAACTCGTCTGTGACCACACATTTGGCCCCGGAGGTGCGCAGCCGGTGAAGTATGTCTCTGGCAGTCAGCTGACAGGTCCCTGGCAGAAGCACAGTGCCTGGGGGACATGGAAACCCGTTATGAGCCATTTGCTGACATACTTCAGAAACGTTTGACCTCTTGAGAAGGCTCTCTTGGTTATTCTAAAACTTTGTACAAACTACAATTTCTTCTCATTTTGAATTATTTGTCAGGATATAATACTACCCCATTGTAATAAAACTAGTCTGCAAACATACTTTTATCCACTGTGACTAGATAGTGAATGGAAAGTTGAGTCATGGAAGTGGCCTTAATCCATAGTTTTGTAAATAGATACCTGTTCTGAGGCATGCGATATTAACCAGCCACCACTCTGGAATCCTGGGCAGCATCAGGAAGACGCGGTCCTGTTGCCTGAGCTGACAGAGCTCAGTGAAGACATTGGCCAGTTTCCTAGAGTGGAAGCCCAGCTCCTCAAAGCTCCACTGAACCTCCCTTCTCTGGCCATCTACCCACCAGAGCGCGGGGTTAGATGCTCTGCCGCCCGCCTCAAGAAGTAAGGGCAAAGTCAAAGTCAGCGTTACGGTTGATTACTTCACATGTCCCAGACATACAAAGGAATCGAGAAGAcgtttctcactctctcacagtGAACAGTTAAAGTGCACAGTCACAACAGATAAGACAAGACATTTACTAACACTAAAAGTAAACATTGAAGTGCACAACAGATAGGGACATTTATTCATATTGAAAAGATAGACAGTAAAATATAAGAGTCtactatgtactgtatatgtaggAAGTAGCAGCATTAGTTTCTGTAAAAGTTAAGTGGTTGTGCAAAATAGGCAATCAGTAGTGGCAGAAAAAGTTCTGTAAGATATATTTGTAACAGTAATAACATAGATATGAATTTGTTATGAGTCTGTTCCTTCATTTAAACCAAATACTTTTACAATGCTTTTCACTatcatagccacacacacacacacacacacacacacacacacacacacacacacacacacacacacacacacacacacacacacacacacacacacacacacacacacacacacacacacacacacacacacacacacgttacagtTTCATAATAACATGTCAATATTTagagtaaaaataaaaagttaccttttctttttctgcccACTTGTCTAAAACATCTTCTGCAAAATTAAAATGCCCAGAGATTTGGGGGAATTTGAATTCATGTTTAATAGTGTCATAGTCAGTAAAGTTTTTAGGATGACATGCCTTGTGTGTATGGCTGTCTCTGGTTATTATTCTCGGGTGGCTCCTGGTTAGCTCCTTAAGAATAAAACGTAGGTCAACTAGTCTCTTCATCTAGAAGAAACAAAACCAACAAGGCAGATAAATCATTAGGCATTcatgctattgtttgcatttgACAATTATCTTTTCTAAGTACATAACTTAGGAAATAAAGAAAGCAATGTTTACCTCGAAATACTCAGAATAACCCTCCGCGTGGGTCGTTTGTTGGTCTGAACATACTTTGCATGAGAACAATGTCTAATCCAAATCCCATATCACCAAAACATTGAGTCAATAATTTACGTGCACACAATACTTCACGCCCCGCCTCTTCTTCAGTGGTGTTAAGAAACGATCCCAGATGCATCAACAGAAGACATTAAACATCACATTGATTTACAAACAAACACGCTCGTTTTTTGCAGACGCTCCTCAGAAATACAGCGACCCAGTCACCACCGCAGTAAGGGGGCGTTCTACCCACAATGCCTTGTGACCTGCTGGGAGCGAACACAACACGTGGACTCACTCCGCTCCACCGGGATTGGACCGCAGGGAGTGGAAACTTCGTAAGTGTCTTTTTTAAGCCATGCTAGAGGTTCTATGATGTCCATCCATGTCTCTATGGAGTGAGAGGGGATCATAGGTcgtagcatttgtgtgtgatcgCGTTACATTAACAGCACTTGTGGCTAACAAATGTTAGCCGTGAGTGTCCAGTGGATTCTCCCGCATACCGTGACACTCAGTCAGGGTCTCCCTCAGGGAGACCCGAGGGCTGTCATAGTATCAACGGACCTCCAAGTACTAATGTGTTGATTATTACATTGTTaaaccacatgtgtgtgtatggtaatAACATCGTGACTAGACGTATGACACAAACTGTCCCAAAGTGGACGTTTTCAAACGAACGCATCAAAGTTGTATATGTGCTTTATAAGTGTTTAGTAAAGTGTCAGGCTCACACTTTACTGACACTGTCAGCAACATGTGAATGCAAATGAAACATGGGCGATGAAGGTACTGAATAATGTTTCCTCCCATACACCTAACTTATTTGTTTTGGTCAAAGTACAGACAGCATGGATCATTTGCCGGATGAAAACCGGCGGTACAAAGACGTGGACTACTGGGACGAGAGGTACCGGGTCGAGCAGAGCTTCGACTGGTTCGGGGACTTCTCCAAGTTCAAGCATCTTCTGGAGAACCTGATCAACAAGGATGACTCCATCCTGGTGCTGGGTTCGTACACCTTTTAGTTACGTTTTGCGATTATAATGTAATGACACTGATAGCCTAATAATGAATATTGCAACGTTGGGTAGATTACTTTTGGCCCAGTATTTTGATTATTATGATTTTTCTTCAGATTACTCTAATATAATTGACAACCCGATTAGGAGACACAATGATATAAGGACGTTTCAAATGGACATTCTGATACAAACATTGATATTGTCACTTGGCACATGGTCCGTAAGTTACGTATAAGATGGAGGTCTGGCAAATGGTGTACTTTTGTCTAGTGTAGCTCATTGAACCTGGTATTTGTTAGCTTGGATTTCTTCATTAAACGATTGCTCTCGTTTCTTTTAATCAAATTGTAGAACATTTCCGCCAGATGTCGCTATAACATAAAGATCAGAAATATGAGGATAATATTTTGCTCATATCTGACTCGGATTGTGAACAGCACAAATCACATGGACTCTGATCTTTTCTGATTTTGTTGCTTATAATTTAAATCATGATCTCacaattgttttttaataaaaacactTATTGCAGTAATTTACCTGATACAGATggaaacaacaaaaatatgATGGTGCCTGATACAGGAAGCACATCAGCTTTGGACAACAAAACAGGAGTAATAACAATCAACCTCAGTCTCTTGTCTTTTCTTATTCACACAACCAGTATCTTAAAGTAAACATTTGGTTTACATTCAAAAGTAAACCAGATTAAAGAAAACAAGCCTGTCAACATTTGTAGGTTTCAGTGAGGAATGGAGACGTGACAATATTCCCCTGGAACTAAACACACTTTCTGAAAGGGAACTTGTTGCAGGAATTAAGAGGTGTTTACTTGTGCAGAATCCCAAACTAAACATTTCTGATACAACTGCATTATAttcattgtattgtattcacTTGCCACATTGCTAGTTATGATTGGCTTGTTGATGATTGAGAACATCACACATTTGGGTGTTTTTTGAAGTGGAATATCCTGAGCTGAGAAACTTGCTGTGCATGAACTTTTGCCTTCAGATCTACTTATATATGTGAAGTGATCCTCTCAGCCTTGACTCGCATGAAACCAAAGCAGAGGAACAGGTTGAATGTGGAGGAGGACAGCCTGGTTCTAGCTGTAGACACACTGCCCCCAGCTTATGAAAGACAAACAGGCTCAAGTCTTTCATTAACTCAAGTTACTGATCAAAGGAGTTGACACTGCAACTGGGTGAGTCTGAATATAATTCTTTCATGCACAATAAGTGTAAATAAGTGCAATCAGTAGTGTTAGTTACTAAAGTTTATTATGAGGACATTTTGGGGAGTCATCAATATGCATGGATCAGGGGGTAATACTTGAATGACAAAACAGCTCAAGGGGTTCATAAGACAAAATAAGTTGGGACCACTGCTCTAGATCGCCATAGGTCAAGACTCTAAACAGGCGAGAGTAGCTCTGTGAATGCAAACATGGAAGGCCGCTGCGATGATGGTGCTCAGTGGAGGAACGCGGGTTCACCTGATCACCATGTTGCTGTGGTTGCTACACCATCGTAATTAATGTTGATGCATCAATATCGTTGCAACTGACAAATCAGCTGTGCTATTAgcagtttgttttttttactcacACAAGATGTAGCAGCAGCAAAACCAGTTTTCCCTTGCGTGTTTCATGCATGCTTGATAATTACATTGTGATGCGTCttaggatttatttaaatttgttttaaaaatggagCATTCTTTATTCTAACAATATGATACTGTATATCCAGTAACCAGTTATTCGGCAGATGTTAGTGATGGATGGTCTGCTGCTTTACCCCTCAACGACGCTAGGGGTCTCTAGTGGTCCATCATTACTGTGAATGCACTTTGTTCATCTATTGGCCCCGTGTGTTTGAGGAAGGGGCCTTGTTCATTTTGTGTCAAGTAGTGGCAAGCTTTCGTGTGTGTTGGAGAGTTTTCGAGAAGGTATTATTGGTATTCTTTAGAGTGCAGAGCTCTTGTTTTGGTTCTTTGTTTCCAGTTTCTTGCACGTTTTTGCCCTGCGAGACGAGAGCTTTACCGATACGCAACTTCATTAGAGAAGGATGTCTTTATTATCTTCATTGTGAACATGGTTGAAAAATAACTCGGTTGTTCCTATCCTGTTCAGGGTAAAGCATATATTTTCTAGCTCCGGTATAAGGCACCTGTTACCATTTTGATACACTCGATTTGTGTAGACTAGAGATCATCACATTACCATTCTTAATTtatccagaaacacacacacacacacacacacacacacacacacacacacacacacacacacacacacacacacacacacacacacacacacacacacacacacacacacacacctatccgTAGCACAGTGCGGCACGGTGACACCCCTGCCGCTGTGAGTAGCATCAAGGGCCaatgtttattaaaaaaaaacataaaaccatTGGTGTGCTCGTGTCCTCCTGCATCACACTGCAGCAGAGCCAGGGCCAGGGCAGACCGCGGTGTGCATACTGATGTCCGAGCCCAAGGTGAGCAGCGACAATGGCCGCGTGCTCTCATCTCAGGACCACGTTGTTCTCCAGGGAGCCGTCCAAACGCACATGATCCGTCGCACAGGGGCATGCATGCCctgccgctgccgctgctggTCCCCTCTCCGAGACGGATACGCAGCTCcctttctgctgctgctctcacTGTGTTTATCGAGGAGTTCTCTTTAATAATGTTTGTTAGAGCGTTGGGatatcgtttttttttcatctcaTATTTATTATCATTGCCGTCTGACTACAGTTAAAAAAAACCCAAGCCACTTTAGATGGATGAGAACAACAACAGAAGCAAAaccaaaatatataaataagttACAAAGAGGGTTGTTTATACTTCCTGCTGTGACACCCTCATTTCTATTGATGTGCATCTCATCTTATCGCGTAACGcagggacagacagaaacagacacccCTGCTGAGGCCAAGGCTACCAGGCCCACTGTACACGGTACATGTATGCGATTTCGCTTTAGTAATGAAATGCTATGAATAGATTCCCTTTGTCGCAACCCTTATCAATTCTCATGTTGCAATCATCCCTGGCCAGGTCCCATGAATCACACGGACGATGGGCCTCATCTCAACTGACAGGGCAGGAATTAGCAGCACCGCGGCGGAACGCCATTTAACTGTAGGGCAATGAAAGAAAGGGGCGGGGACGGCATGAGACTCTGGGAAGGGGAATCTTTGCTCCAGTAGATGGAGGTCACTTCCATTAGACTAATCTACACaaagatggtggggggggggggggtgggggtgtactGCAGGCGTCCGATGGGTTCAACCGTCTCTTTTCCCATTTGCTCTTCTCCCTGTCTGTTTCGCTCTTCTCCACTCCTTTCACATTTTCTTCCCGCTGAATCCGTCCCTGTCCAATGTTTTTCCTTCTAAGAGCATGAACGTGGCTGTTGTGGATCAGAGCTGTGACCAACTCCTGCAGCAGCGCTCTCTGCTCCCATCATCACCACCGTGTATTTAGCGATGTTCTTTGTGCTGCATCCTGTTTTGATTCTATACTGCGCTGCTCACCCACTTGTGCCTACCgcctccattcctctctctttctctccccgccGCTCTCCCTTTGCCCCGTTTTCTCTCATTGTTGCACCcacaagcctctctctctctctctctctctctctcgtctgggTGTCAGGAATCCCTCCtgccctactcccccccccccccccccccttcgccaTACACTCTCCCTCACCTGTGCTCGGCTGGCCTCTTTCGTTCAGTCTTCGTTCATTCGCTCCGTTGTTCTTTAGATTGTGACCACATAACCATCTACAGctaattaataaagaaactatTGGCGCAATCAGAGTTGAACACATTACACGGGGCAGTACTTGCATTGTTAATTTAGATATCACAATACATGGATGTCAACATAGCCCAAAATTCGAAGTTGGCTTAAGTCCCAGCCACAGATAAAACACATACACTTGAATGGTACACctttacacagtgtgtgtgtgtgtctgtgtatagcCTTTCACAGTACCTCTGTGGATGACATATACCACAACATTACAGAGGCATTAACGATCATCAAAAGTAAAGCGCCTCCTGTTCCTGCCTGCAACTGCTTTTTTACGACTCTCTGGGCGCCCAGTACAGTGATCTAATGAGTTAAGATCTCCCAGGGTCAGAGCTGCTCGGCCCTCACACCCCTGGGGGGGCCTGGGCGATGATGTAATCACTCACTTGCCAGCGCGgcagtggagggaggggggctgatgatggtgaagggggggggggggggtaggagggggaTAGCCTCTGGGTTGCAAGCCTCTTTCACATAATGTTCCCTCTGCACTTCTGCATCACTACACCTGGTTGCTATGATATCATGTCTCCTGAGTCAAGGGGGGGGCTTTGGGGGGGGCTTTGGGGGGAGACACTGGATGTGACACATAATGAGTCAATACTGATTGCAGGAGTTTTACCTTTTAGTCCTACCATGAATGTGAACAGCTGTCCATTGGACGTGTTTCTACATTTGCTTGCGTTGTTGACACAGTTTGGCAGACAATCGCACGGACTGCATCCGTTTGTGCAAGAGAGGTCCTGGAATCAGGTTTGCGTACCTCTGCGTACACACGCGCAGACGTCCTCCATATGTACCATGTGACGTATAGCGATACAGGATGCTTTGAGTCCGACCCACTGGATGCCCGAAATGCGTGCGTCCCTTTTTATAGTCCACCTAGTGACATCATCGTGGCCCCGCGGAGAGTCCTAATCAGTATTTATTGGCCTCAGCTGTTGCGCGTCTATTTGCCAGCACGATTAGGACATCAGACGCACATTAAATTACCGTTTCCTATTGTTGCCAGGATGTAATCGGCCTTTGCTCTCACCCATATACCCTACCCCCTTGAATCCCATGaacacagacgcatgcacacacaaacacgccaaaCACAGAGTACCACCAAACACAATGCTCATCGAATGACAAGACACGGACCCAACCTCACTGTTCTAGAGAGGGCAAAAAAACCTGTCTATATTTCTTGCTTTCTCATTATCCTCACCTCCGGGTAAGgggtaggggtaaggggtagaaatgggcctaaggcccaatcccatttccccTTACCcataccccttcaaaacaaggggggtggggggggtaaggggaaggggtaaggggtagaaatgggattgggcccaagtGACACCCCCTTCACGCCACATGTCCCCACCGCCCGCCTCAGGCCAGGGCCGACACCCAACCCCCTCCCTGTTCCCCCCCCTTCACCTTGCTCTGAATGGCGAAGGAGGAAGTCAGCCACCGCCATCTGGACGCCTGTGGATCACCTTGAACTTAAATGGCTGTAAAGCGCGAGACCAACGGGTGATCGGTGCATTGGTGTCCTTCGTGGGTGGGAGCCCGTGAAGCAGGGGCGTGGTCTGAATAGAGGTTGAATGAGCGCCCAAGGCAAACGTAGGGCGGCGACAGTCCACCTGATGGCCAGaccctccttctccaccgtgcTGTACCTCCTCTC is a window of Gadus macrocephalus chromosome 8, ASM3116895v1 DNA encoding:
- the acsm3 gene encoding acyl-coenzyme A synthetase ACSM3, mitochondrial isoform X1, which produces MFRAQKSPLGGMQQPLRMDLCFTSIRLRLMKRLVDLRFILKELTRSHPRIITRDSHTHKACHPKNFTDYDTIKHEFKFPQISGHFNFAEDVLDKWAEKEKAGGRASNPALWWVDGQRREVQWSFEELGFHSRKLANVFTELCQLRQQDRVFLMLPRIPEWWLVNIACLRTGTVLLPGTCQLTARDILHRLRTSGAKCVVTDEFLAPLVDEVAPQCPALNCKIIVSHSNSRQDGWRNLQDLMSNVSSDHVCVKTPRDDPMSIFFTSGTTGSPKMTQHSQCSFGIGLTVNGKYWLDLTARDVLWNTSDTGWAKTAWSSVYGAWIQGSCVFVHRMPRFDTSTVLETLSKFPITTFCTAPTAYRMLIQEDMSEYSFGSLQHCVCAGEPINPEVMQKWKEATGLHIYEGYGQTETVLIAGTFKGMDIKPGSIGKASPAYDVQIVDDEGTPLSKGTEGNIGIRVKPDKPFSLFTEYTGDPEKTAECYRADFYLTGDRGYMDEDGYLWFVGRADDVILSAGYRIGPFEVENALIEHEAVAESAVVSSPDPIRGEVVKAFIVLTAEYESHDKSRLVADLQTHVKQVTAPYKYPRKIEFVEQLPKTISGKIRRVELRKREWSTKPEAE
- the map6d1 gene encoding microtubule-associated protein 6 isoform X1, with protein sequence MAWPCISRVCCLARFWNQFDKSDLSVPLTIQNYSDIAEQEVRSVTKQVPTDRIHRSSSSLTQDHRGGPPLALIDDIGTSRESFRGRRELGYKPREDYHPPVVPFPTVTQYTQDFKPWPVPRKDNFPWISNGGNRSATVADSPVNSHPSHNAAGSQPAQGRRDEGGRGQKLAEPQNAASASTSSYRQEYREWSGAKPAKSTRRSQSSPYVGSQGQAGQLTPETSYQAAFSGESHRPTPSVPTTTTSVPAAPPGSVMQPCTPTLTPLLQSGRTGSAAPPGLRQNQLSERNDLSTEWLPSLQHLTDIETPQKTTSTSQSAPAG
- the map6d1 gene encoding microtubule-associated protein 6 isoform X2, with product MAWPCISRVCCLARFWNQFDKSDLSVPLTIQNYSDIAEQEVRSVTKQVPTDRIHRSSSSLTQDHRGGPPLALIDDIGTSRESFRGRRELGYKPREDYHPPVVPFPTVTQYTQDFKPWPVPRKDNFPWISNGGNRSATVADSPVNSHPSHNAAGSQPAQGRRDEGGRGQKLAEPQNAASASTSSYRQEYREWSGAKPAKSTRRSQSSPYVGSQGQAGQLTPETSYQAAFSGESHRPTPSVPTTTTSVPAAPPGSVMQPCTPTLTPLLQSGRTGSAAPPGLRQNQLSERNDLSTEDNLVRTKPSPNPSALSHSGSRVFNI
- the acsm3 gene encoding acyl-coenzyme A synthetase ACSM3, mitochondrial isoform X2, which translates into the protein MKRLVDLRFILKELTRSHPRIITRDSHTHKACHPKNFTDYDTIKHEFKFPQISGHFNFAEDVLDKWAEKEKAGGRASNPALWWVDGQRREVQWSFEELGFHSRKLANVFTELCQLRQQDRVFLMLPRIPEWWLVNIACLRTGTVLLPGTCQLTARDILHRLRTSGAKCVVTDEFLAPLVDEVAPQCPALNCKIIVSHSNSRQDGWRNLQDLMSNVSSDHVCVKTPRDDPMSIFFTSGTTGSPKMTQHSQCSFGIGLTVNGKYWLDLTARDVLWNTSDTGWAKTAWSSVYGAWIQGSCVFVHRMPRFDTSTVLETLSKFPITTFCTAPTAYRMLIQEDMSEYSFGSLQHCVCAGEPINPEVMQKWKEATGLHIYEGYGQTETVLIAGTFKGMDIKPGSIGKASPAYDVQIVDDEGTPLSKGTEGNIGIRVKPDKPFSLFTEYTGDPEKTAECYRADFYLTGDRGYMDEDGYLWFVGRADDVILSAGYRIGPFEVENALIEHEAVAESAVVSSPDPIRGEVVKAFIVLTAEYESHDKSRLVADLQTHVKQVTAPYKYPRKIEFVEQLPKTISGKIRRVELRKREWSTKPEAE